The proteins below come from a single Oreochromis aureus strain Israel breed Guangdong unplaced genomic scaffold, ZZ_aureus HiC_scaffold_23, whole genome shotgun sequence genomic window:
- the LOC120436794 gene encoding E3 ubiquitin/ISG15 ligase TRIM25-like encodes MNQMDQTKFCCSVCLDLLKDPVTIPCGHSYCMNCIKSFWDEEEKKIYSCPQCRQTFTARPVLEKNTMLADLLEELKKTGLQAAPADHCYAGPEDVACDVCTGRKMKAFKSCLVCLASYCEKHLQTHYDVAPLKKHKLVEPSKKLQENICSRHDEVMKMFCRTDQQSICYLCSVDEHKGHDTVSAAAERTERQRELEVSRQNIQQRIQDREKDVKLLQQEVEAINQSADQTVEHSEKIFTELIHLIQKRSSDVKQQIRSQQETEDLTQI; translated from the coding sequence atgaatcaaatggaccaaacaaaattctgctgttcagtctgtttggatctactgaaggatccggtgactattccctgtggacacagctactgcatgaactgtattaaaagcttctgggatgaagaggaaaagaaaatctacagctgccctcagtgcagaCAGACTTTCACAGCGAGGCCTGtcctggagaaaaacaccatgtTAGCAGATTTACtggaggagctgaagaagactggactccaagctgctcctgctgatcactgctatgctggacctgaagatgtggcctgtgatgtctgcactggaagaaaaatgaaagcctTCAAGTCCTGTTTAGTCTGTCTGGCatcttactgtgagaaacaccttCAGACTCATTATGATGTGgctccattaaagaaacacaagctggtggagccctccaagaagctccaggagaacatctgctctcgtcatgatgaggtgatgaagatgttctgccgtactgatcagcagagtatctgttatctctgctctgtggatgaacataaaggccacgacacagtctcagctgcagcagaaaggactgagaggcagagagagctggaggtgagtcgacaaaacatccagcagagaatccaggacagagagaaagatgtgaagctgcttcaacaggaggtggaggccatcaatcagtctgctgatcaaacagtggagcacagtgagaagatcttcactgagctgatccatctcatccagaaaagaagctctgatgtgaagcagcagatcagatcccagcaggaaactgaa